CGGATCGCCGCGCTCCGTCAGCTGCAGGAGCGGGTCGAGAGTCAGGCGAAGGTCCAGCCCTGGCTGGCCCGCCACGGCCTCGAGGGCCTGTCGCGCCTGTGGCAGAAGCTGCGCATCGACGCCGGCTGGGAGAGCGCGATCGAATCGGTGCTGCGCGAGCGGGTCAACGCGCTCGAGGTCGGGCGGATCGAGACCGTGGCCCAGCTGGTGGCCGATGCGCCGCCGTCCAAGGTCGGCTTCTTCGCGGCCGCGCCGGGCGGCCCGGTGCCGCCGGCGGCGCCCGCCGGGCTGAGGCCGCTCGCTGCGGTCGTGCACAGCGGCGACGCCGGGGTGCAGGCGCTGCTTGCCGACTGGCTGGCCGGACACTTCGCGGCCGATTCGCTCGACGAGGCGATCGCGCGGCGCGATTCGCTGCCCGCCGGCGGCCGTTTCGTCGTGCCGGCCGGTCACGTGGTGGGGCGGCAGTCGCTCGCCCTGTACGCGGCCGATTCGGAGCAGGAGGGGATGCTCGCGCGCCGGCAGGAGCTGGAGAACCTGGTGCGCGAGCTGCGCGCCCAGCAACTGCTGGTCGACGATGCCCGCGCCCACGCCAACCGCACCGAGTCCGAGGCTTCGGCGAAGCTGGCCGCGCTGATGGCGCTGCGCGACCAGCACAACCGCCAGCTCAAGCAGCTGGCCGCCCTGCGCATGGACGTGCAGCGGCTCGAGCAGGAGCGCGACCGCGTCGCCCAGAGCCGCGAGCGGATCGAGGGCGAGCTCGAGGAGCTGGTCGCGCAGATCGACGGATTCGAGACCGAGATCGCGGCGGAGGGCGAGAACTTCGAACGCCTCGACCTGGAGCTGGCCGAGCGCCAGCAGCGCGCCGAGGACCTGCAGCGCGAGCTCGAGGACGCCGAGGCCGAGCTGGGCCGGCATCGCGAGGCGCTCCGCCAGCAGGAGCGCGACGCCCAGGAGGCGGCGTTCGCGGTGCGGGCCCTCGAGGCGTCGATCGAGCGCCTCGAGGCGCTGGTCGAGCAGGGCCAGGCGATGGCCGCGCAGGCCGCCGAGGAGCGCGAGACGCTGCTCGGCAAGCTGATGCAGATGTCGGACGACGCCGCCCAGCAGGCGCTCCAGGAGGCGCTCGAGCGCAGGGCGAATGCCGAGCAGGCGCTGGCCGAGGCGCGCCAGCGGCTCGACGACCTGACCCACTCGCTGCGCCAGCGCGACGAGCAGCGGCTGGTGGCCGAGCGCGATCAGGAGCCGCTGCGCCAGAAGGTGACCGAGCTGCAGCTCAAGGAGCAGGCGGCCCGGATGAACCAGGAGCAGTTCGCGCAGCTGCTGGCCGAGGCCGAGGTCGATGCGGCGGCCGAGCAGGCGCTGCGCGAGGGCCTGGAGCAGATGCCCAGGCCCGCCTGGCTTCAGGGCGAGGTCACCCGGCTCGCCAACGCGATCGCCGCGCTCGGCCCGGTCAACCTGGCGGCGCTCGACGAGCTCGCGCAGGCCGCCGAGCGCAAGGGCTTCCTCGACGACCAGTCGAGGGACCTCAACGAGGCGATCGCCACGCTAGAGGACGCGATCCGCCGCATCGATCGCGAGACCCGCGAGCTGCTGCAGGACACCTACGACACGGTCAACCGGCACTTCGGCATGCTGTTCCCGCAGCTGTTCGGCGGCGGCGAGGCGAAGCTGATCCTGACCGGCGACGAGATCCTCGACGCCGGCATCCAGGTGATGGCGCAGCCGCCGGGCAAGCGCAACAGCTCGATCCACCTGCTGTCGGGCGGCGAGAAGGCGCTGACCGCGATCGCGCTGGTGTTCGCGCTGTTCCAGCTGAACCCGGCCCCGTTCTGCCTGCTCGACGAGGTCGACGCGCCGCTCGACGATGCGAACACCGAGCGCTACTGCGACATGGTCCGGCGGATGTCCGACCACACGCAATTCCTCTTCATCACGCACAACAAGATCGCGATGGAACTCGCACAGCAGCTGATCGGCGTCACGATGCAGGAGCGTGGCGTCTCGCGGATCGTCGCCGTCGACCTCGAGGCGGCCCACCGGATGGCGGAGGCCGCGTGATGAGCAGCCTCGGCATCAGCATCCTGATCTTCGCAGCGGCGGCGATCCTGGCCGTCGTCGGAGTCAACCTGCTGCAGGCGCTGGGCCGCCGGCGGCGCCTGTCGGCGGCGCGCCCGAAGTCCGAGGGCGAGGCCGACACGCGCTCGCCGGGCGGGCGCCCCGAGCCCGACGCGACCGGCGCTCGCCCGGCGAGCGTGCCGGGGCGAGTGTCGAGGCGCGAGCCGCGACTCGGCGACGTCGCCGTCCCCGAGGGCGCCGACCCGGCCTTCGAGCCGGCCGGCGAGCCGGACGCGGGCGACTTCGGCGCGGCGGGCAGCCTCGAGGCCGCGGCGCCCGGCGACGACCGGCCATCGGGCCTGCCCGAGTCCGCTTCCGCAGGCGAGCGGGGGGCCGGCCATCCGGCCGCGCCGGCGGGCGGGCCGGTGCTGTCGCCGACCTGCGACTGCATCGTCGCGCTGCCGCTCGACGCGCCGGTCTCCGGCGAGCGCCTGGTCGCCGTCACCCAGGGCGTGCGCCGCGCCGGCAGCAAGCCGATCCTCGCCGACGGCGTGCCCGCCGGCGCGTTCGGCGAGGATGCGGCTGTGCCGCTCGCGGCCGGCGTCGCCTACCGGGTGCTGAGGGTCGGCGTGCTGCTCGCCAACCGCCACGGACCGCTGAACGCGATGGAGTACACCGAGTTCGTCGCCGCCGTGCAGGCGGTCGCCGACCAGCTCTCCACGCTCGCCGATACGCCCGACATGGCCGACGTGATCGCTCGCGCGCGCGACCTCGACGCGACCTGCGCGCAGCTCGACGCCCAGATCGGCCTGAACGTCGATTCGCCGGAGCCGCTCGGCCCGGCGCAGGTCGCCGCGCTGGCCGCCGAACTGGACCTCGTCGAGCGTGGCGGCCATCGCCACGCGCGGCTGGGCCCCGGCGGCGAGCTCGTCTTCACGATGTCGCTGACCGATTCGCCGCAGCGACTCGGCTTCCTGCTCGACGTGCCGCGCACCGCCGAGTCGCTCGAAGGCTGGATCGCGATGCTCGACTGCGCGCAGGCGGCGGCGTCGCGCATCTCCGGCCGGGTCGTCGACGACGCGGGCAAGGCGATCCCGCTCGATGCGCTCGACACGATCTCCCGGCAGCTCACGCAGCGCTACGCGTCGCTCGACGCGATCGGGCTGCCGGCCGGCTCGCCGCTGGCCTTGCGCGTGTTCAACTGAGCGGGCGCGCCCGCGATGCGCGAGCGAGCCGCTTTCGACGACCGGGAGCCTCTCCGTTGAGCAGCGACCTTCCGAGCGGGCACCGCACCGGGCACGGCGCCGATCCGGCCGCCCGCGCCGAAGCCCTGCGAGCGCTGATCCGGCGCTACGACCACGAGTACTACGTGCTCGACGCGCCCACGGTGCCCGATGCCGAGTACGACCGGCTGTTCGCCGAGCTGCAGGCGCTCGAGCGCGACCACCCCGGGCTCGCCGCGCCGGACTCGCCGACCGCCCGGGTCGGCGGTGCGGTCGCCGGCGGATTCGCGCCGG
This genomic window from Zeimonas sediminis contains:
- the smc gene encoding chromosome segregation protein SMC, with the protein product MRLKQIKLAGFKSFVDPTAFDVPSQLVGVVGPNGCGKSNIMDAVRWVLGESKASELRGESMQDVIFNGSSERKPAVRASVELVFDNSLGRIGGSWGQYAEISVKRVLSRDGQSNYFINNQSVRRRDVHDMFLGTGLGPRAYAIIGQGMISRIIEARPEEVRVFLEEAAGVSKYKERRRETANRLADTRENLTRVEDILRELDGQIERLERQAEVARQYREFEADRDRRQKLLWVLRRDEAEAERQRLAAQAAEAQARLDERVAELRAIEAGIEGVREAHYAAGDAVHAAQGAFYDCNAEVSRIEAEIRLVSQTQGQLRERLDSVEQQSHRAQLQQDQARADLETTRMQLDGARTRSEELAEIVASASEGFPQIETRVREARARVDEARALVGQTRQAIELSSVHTRRAGEALDTARRRRDRLQDEAGTLQDFDPAELEAAVESLAGAEEADALTAAQLAQTEQAWNALDAQRAPAREAQREAEAKLARIEARIAALRQLQERVESQAKVQPWLARHGLEGLSRLWQKLRIDAGWESAIESVLRERVNALEVGRIETVAQLVADAPPSKVGFFAAAPGGPVPPAAPAGLRPLAAVVHSGDAGVQALLADWLAGHFAADSLDEAIARRDSLPAGGRFVVPAGHVVGRQSLALYAADSEQEGMLARRQELENLVRELRAQQLLVDDARAHANRTESEASAKLAALMALRDQHNRQLKQLAALRMDVQRLEQERDRVAQSRERIEGELEELVAQIDGFETEIAAEGENFERLDLELAERQQRAEDLQRELEDAEAELGRHREALRQQERDAQEAAFAVRALEASIERLEALVEQGQAMAAQAAEERETLLGKLMQMSDDAAQQALQEALERRANAEQALAEARQRLDDLTHSLRQRDEQRLVAERDQEPLRQKVTELQLKEQAARMNQEQFAQLLAEAEVDAAAEQALREGLEQMPRPAWLQGEVTRLANAIAALGPVNLAALDELAQAAERKGFLDDQSRDLNEAIATLEDAIRRIDRETRELLQDTYDTVNRHFGMLFPQLFGGGEAKLILTGDEILDAGIQVMAQPPGKRNSSIHLLSGGEKALTAIALVFALFQLNPAPFCLLDEVDAPLDDANTERYCDMVRRMSDHTQFLFITHNKIAMELAQQLIGVTMQERGVSRIVAVDLEAAHRMAEAA